One part of the Podarcis muralis chromosome 3, rPodMur119.hap1.1, whole genome shotgun sequence genome encodes these proteins:
- the APLF gene encoding aprataxin and PNK-like factor isoform X2, with amino-acid sequence MDTDRWHQLSPGDRFSLLVDKYIFRVLFISSEGESLLRKNGNLCVEDIPNRATSSLQQTKMPRRQPSSQQTTSSNKSQLLEVNSRLEEAAEIPKKFSASISENEEVRFPQRKRVLPAWMLQADIIVQSSSASGSGRGNSREIKQSPGKKRKRTENEDAALATQDIEHLSAEPIVRKMEKNESKMLPQRAVSPTGQCNRQLHNEELQLNTDGLACQPAETDTTNKNENSLENVKCNPEQFHQDMSQTPVHQGEIQELLLNPSTETGISNVTGSQDVPQNTNKTGHQRTACLYGRSCYRKNPIHFQQFSHPGDSDYHDTESVTQADNDNRPECPYGTACYRKNPQHKLEYKHTVPPEPERRQTRPKAIKKGRSVLDDDSDNDGEPNEYNLNDSFIDDDEEEEECDPTDEDSDWEPDFEDKDDEDVATLLKEAQKIVKSNK; translated from the exons ATGGATACTGATAGATGGCATCAGCTGAGTCCAGGTGACAGATTTTCCCTGCTAGTAGACAAATATATCTTCAGGGTTCTCTTCATTTCTTCAGAGGGAGAAAGTCTGCTAAG GAAAAATGGGAACCTCTGTGTAGAAGACATACCAAATCGAGCTACCTCATCACTTCAGCAAACCAAGATGCCTCGCAGACAGCCTTCATCACAGCAAACAACATCCTCCAACAAGAGCCAACTTTTGGAAGTAAATTCACGATTAGAAGAAGCAGCGGAAATCCCAAAGAAG TTTTCTGCTAGCATTTCTGAAAATGAAGAAGTAAGATTTCCTCAAAGGAAAAGAGTGCTTCCAGCATGGATGCTGCAAGCAGACATAATAGTCCAAAGTTCATCAGCCTCAGGTTCAGGAAGAG GAAATAGtagagaaataaaacaaagtcCAGGGAAAAAGCGAAAAAGGACTGAAAATGAAGATGCTGCCCTTGCTACACAG GATATAGAACATCTATCTGCTGAACCTATtgtgaggaaaatggaaaagaatgAAAGCAAAATGTTACCCCAAAGAGCTGTAAGTCCTACAGGGCAATGTAATCGTCAACTTCATAATGAAGAGTTACAGCTCAACACAGATGGACTCGCTTGCCAGCCTGCTGAAACGGATAcaactaataaaaatgaaaacagtttGGAGAATGTTAAATGTAATCCTGAGCAATTTCATCAGGACATGTCACAAACTCCGGTTCACCAGGGTGAGATTCAAGAGCTTCTTCTCAATCCGTCTACCGAAACAGGCATTTCTAATGTAACTGGAAGTCAAGATGTACCACAAAACACTAACAAAACCGGACACCAGAGGACAGCTTGCCTCTATGGGAGAAGCTGCTACAG GAAAAATCCTATACATTTTCAGCAGTTCAGTCACCCCGGAGATAGTGACTATCATGATACGGAATCTGTAACTCAAGCTGACAATGATAACAGACCTGAATGCCCTTATGGAACTGCTTGCTACAG GAAAAATCCACAGCACAAGCTGGAATACAAACACACTGTACCACCAG aaCCTGAGAGGAGGCAGACAAGACCGAAGGCTATTAAAAAAG GAAGAAGTGTTTTGGATGATGATAGTGATAATGATGGTGAGCCCAATGAATACAATTTGAATGACAGCTTTATAGATGATgacgaagaggaagaagagtgtgACCCTACTGATGAAGACTCTGACTGGGAGCCAGATTTTGAAGACAAGGATGATGAAGATGTtgccacacttctaaaagaagCACAGAAGATTGTTAAAAGCAATAAGTAG
- the APLF gene encoding aprataxin and PNK-like factor isoform X1, whose amino-acid sequence MPGFELAPADGGCPVVLPPGETVIGRGALLGITDKRVSRKHAILKVVGDQLSIKPVHINPCFYQSTENDQLLPMDTDRWHQLSPGDRFSLLVDKYIFRVLFISSEGESLLRKNGNLCVEDIPNRATSSLQQTKMPRRQPSSQQTTSSNKSQLLEVNSRLEEAAEIPKKFSASISENEEVRFPQRKRVLPAWMLQADIIVQSSSASGSGRGNSREIKQSPGKKRKRTENEDAALATQDIEHLSAEPIVRKMEKNESKMLPQRAVSPTGQCNRQLHNEELQLNTDGLACQPAETDTTNKNENSLENVKCNPEQFHQDMSQTPVHQGEIQELLLNPSTETGISNVTGSQDVPQNTNKTGHQRTACLYGRSCYRKNPIHFQQFSHPGDSDYHDTESVTQADNDNRPECPYGTACYRKNPQHKLEYKHTVPPEPERRQTRPKAIKKGRSVLDDDSDNDGEPNEYNLNDSFIDDDEEEEECDPTDEDSDWEPDFEDKDDEDVATLLKEAQKIVKSNK is encoded by the exons ATGCCAGGGTTTGAGTTGGCGCCGGCGGACGGGGGTTGCCCCGTGGTGCTGCCGCCTGGGGAGACAGTGATAGGAAGAGGTGCCCTGCTGGGA ATTACAGATAAAAGAGTATCAAGGAAACACGCTATTCTGAAAGTAGTTGGTGACCAGCTTAGCATCAAACCG GTCCATATAAACCCCTGTTTTTATCAGTCGACTGAAAATGACCAACTATTGCCAATGGATACTGATAGATGGCATCAGCTGAGTCCAGGTGACAGATTTTCCCTGCTAGTAGACAAATATATCTTCAGGGTTCTCTTCATTTCTTCAGAGGGAGAAAGTCTGCTAAG GAAAAATGGGAACCTCTGTGTAGAAGACATACCAAATCGAGCTACCTCATCACTTCAGCAAACCAAGATGCCTCGCAGACAGCCTTCATCACAGCAAACAACATCCTCCAACAAGAGCCAACTTTTGGAAGTAAATTCACGATTAGAAGAAGCAGCGGAAATCCCAAAGAAG TTTTCTGCTAGCATTTCTGAAAATGAAGAAGTAAGATTTCCTCAAAGGAAAAGAGTGCTTCCAGCATGGATGCTGCAAGCAGACATAATAGTCCAAAGTTCATCAGCCTCAGGTTCAGGAAGAG GAAATAGtagagaaataaaacaaagtcCAGGGAAAAAGCGAAAAAGGACTGAAAATGAAGATGCTGCCCTTGCTACACAG GATATAGAACATCTATCTGCTGAACCTATtgtgaggaaaatggaaaagaatgAAAGCAAAATGTTACCCCAAAGAGCTGTAAGTCCTACAGGGCAATGTAATCGTCAACTTCATAATGAAGAGTTACAGCTCAACACAGATGGACTCGCTTGCCAGCCTGCTGAAACGGATAcaactaataaaaatgaaaacagtttGGAGAATGTTAAATGTAATCCTGAGCAATTTCATCAGGACATGTCACAAACTCCGGTTCACCAGGGTGAGATTCAAGAGCTTCTTCTCAATCCGTCTACCGAAACAGGCATTTCTAATGTAACTGGAAGTCAAGATGTACCACAAAACACTAACAAAACCGGACACCAGAGGACAGCTTGCCTCTATGGGAGAAGCTGCTACAG GAAAAATCCTATACATTTTCAGCAGTTCAGTCACCCCGGAGATAGTGACTATCATGATACGGAATCTGTAACTCAAGCTGACAATGATAACAGACCTGAATGCCCTTATGGAACTGCTTGCTACAG GAAAAATCCACAGCACAAGCTGGAATACAAACACACTGTACCACCAG aaCCTGAGAGGAGGCAGACAAGACCGAAGGCTATTAAAAAAG GAAGAAGTGTTTTGGATGATGATAGTGATAATGATGGTGAGCCCAATGAATACAATTTGAATGACAGCTTTATAGATGATgacgaagaggaagaagagtgtgACCCTACTGATGAAGACTCTGACTGGGAGCCAGATTTTGAAGACAAGGATGATGAAGATGTtgccacacttctaaaagaagCACAGAAGATTGTTAAAAGCAATAAGTAG
- the LOC144327328 gene encoding uncharacterized protein LOC144327328, translating to MGSGIPTIEGLGKNGGGAKYHYRRRVLRCSDARTPSNLPPVPRDKGRASRDYPPPSLVLCNATSIGNKTATMRDFFVSQGIDLACMTETWVREGEVISLHEITPPGFSVLHQSRTVGRGGGVALLIRKDCFFRALPPPAISGIECVGLVWGTKENLAVWLVYRPPSAPAATLSDLLEVAAGWALEFPNLLVLGDFNVHADAAPSSQALDLVAAMATLRLSQFVTGPTHQAGHTLDLIFGAGIAVIMLPPVEVPWSDHYTLKAKIDFPFLPARVVSLFGLARED from the coding sequence ATGGGCTCTGGGATTCCCACTATTGAAGGGCTAGGGAAGAATGGCGGTGGGGCTAAATATCACTATCGGCGAAGGGTTTTGAGATGCAGTGATGCTCGAACCCCTTCCAATCTACCTCCCGTCCCAAGGGACAAGGGTAGGGCGAGCAGGGATTACCCACCTCCGTcattggtgttgtgcaatgccacctccataggcaataaaaccgccacaATGCGTGACTTTTTTGTCTCGCAGGGGATTGACCTGGCTTGCATGACAGAGACCTGGGTACGGGAAGGAGAAGTAATCTCCCTACATGAGATAACACCTCcaggtttctctgtcctccatcaatcgcggactgtgggtcgggggggaGGAGTGGCGTTGTTAATCCGGAAGGATTGCTTTTTCAGGGCTCTGCCACCACCGGCGatctccggcattgaatgtgttggtcttgtgtggggcaccaaggagaacttggctgtctggctggtgtaccgaccACCTAGCGCAccggcagccaccctgtcagacctgctggaggtggcggcaggctgggccttggagtttcCAAACCTTTTggttttgggagacttcaacgtccatgccgatgctgccccctcctcacaggcCCTGGACCTAGTGGCTGCCATGGCAACACTgaggctctcccagtttgttacGGGCCCAACCCATCAAGCAGGTCatacgctggatttgatctttggtgcTGGCATAGCTGTGATCATGCTCCCccctgtggaagtgccatggtctgatcactatactctgaaagccaagattgacttccCGTTCCTCCCTGCTCGGGTGGTGAGCCTATTTGGGCTCGCCCGTGAAgactga
- the FBXO48 gene encoding F-box only protein 48 yields MKKGPKQTTSRRNKQTVASTTCKKLSIQPSEQKIKTCQRDFVQLFPLEVSLKVFSELDIQSLCNAAVTCKSWNQTIENCDDLWKHHCLTVRAVCQREIDDDRGNGYSWKVTLLRNYWKSKVKYEWLSGKYSNIHSRVALPEKSMYPMDVDTWGEILEAELER; encoded by the exons ATGAAGAAAGGCCCTAAGCAGACAACTTCCAGAAGAAACAAGCAGACTGTTGCCAGTACTACCTGTAAGAAATTGTCCATTCAACCCTCTGAGCAGAAGATAAAAACATGCCAAAGAGATTTTGTGCAGCTGTTCCCGCTAGAAGTCAGCTTAAAAGTTTTTAGTGAACTTGACATTCAGAGTTTATGCAATGCTGCAGTGACATGCAAAAGCTGGAATCAGACCATTGAGAACTGTGATGATTTATGGAAACATCATTGCTTGACTGTAAGGGCTGTCTGTCAGCGAGAGATTGACGACGACAGAGGAAACGGTTATTCATGGAAG GTCACGCTCCTGAGAAACTACTGGAAAAGCAAGGTGAAGTATGAATGGCTGAGCGGGAAATATAGCAATATTCATTCCCGTGTTGCCTTGCCAGAAAAGAGCATGTATCCCATGGATGTGGACACCTGGGGAGAAATCCTGGAAGCCGAACTGGAAAGATAA